In Halorientalis sp. LT38, a genomic segment contains:
- a CDS encoding AmiS/UreI family transporter: MSLYTVLGMGLVFVGMVLVVNGAWLLGIGSDRDVAVLNYFVGGLTLLIALWWAFGGPASEGTPFNAAGTLLFSFTYLWVGANAWRGEEDQRALGWYCIMVTLLAIPTGLLVYQLGDVGLASLWWIWAVLWAAFWLILAVQKTEYTRPVGWYTLAVGVLTGGAGYVMAAGLWPWA; the protein is encoded by the coding sequence ATGAGTCTGTACACAGTGCTCGGAATGGGGTTGGTATTCGTCGGGATGGTGCTGGTCGTCAACGGGGCGTGGTTGTTGGGTATCGGCTCGGACCGCGACGTGGCGGTCCTGAATTACTTCGTCGGCGGGCTCACACTCCTCATCGCGCTCTGGTGGGCATTCGGGGGGCCAGCATCGGAGGGGACACCGTTCAACGCGGCCGGAACGCTGTTGTTTTCGTTCACGTATCTGTGGGTCGGCGCGAACGCGTGGCGCGGCGAGGAAGACCAGCGTGCCCTGGGCTGGTACTGTATCATGGTGACGCTGCTTGCGATCCCGACCGGGCTACTCGTCTACCAGCTCGGAGACGTCGGTCTCGCGAGCCTCTGGTGGATCTGGGCGGTCCTCTGGGCGGCGTTCTGGCTCATCCTCGCCGTCCAGAAGACCGAGTACACCCGACCGGTCGGCTGGTACACGCTCGCCGTCGGCGTCCTCACCGGTGGTGCCGGATACGTCATGGCCGCAGGCCTCTGGCCGTGGGCGTGA
- the thsA gene encoding thermosome subunit alpha, with the protein MTQSPQEWPATVLAEGTERLRERDVRDMNVTAGRVLADTIRTTLGPKGMDKMLVGDQGRVVVTNDGASILDRVEIEHPAAQELVRVAESQRDRIGDGTTTAVVLAGELLVAAADLMDRGLHPTTIDRGYRLALDRARSELEERTLEIDPSDTELLSNVAHTAVTGKWSDEEAAALLELVVEAAQTVERDGTVERRRITRTTIPGGSPTDSELVSGLAIDTDSSSTTLASLDVDLPSRIEDAGVALVDDQLTVEKADAVTRVSVETADQLARIADYEGDVYREQARGIAAAGADVVFCQKSIDDEVLAELASQGVIAVERTRQDEMHKLARATGAEMVMRVDELTPEHVGQAGSIERRAVAGTHLAIVGDCPDSEQQSLLLRGGTDHVIAETKRLIENCLDDVTLAIETDGVVPGGGATEVALASTLRDAADGVAGREQLAVTAVADALESIPRTLAASAGLDPIDTLLALRNRHERGDETAGLDVTTGQVVDMVDSGVLDPAPVKRHAITSATEAATILIGIDDMILATGDGEPGHDHDHGHDHGDGHGGVEATGGYPWAVGH; encoded by the coding sequence ATGACACAATCACCGCAGGAGTGGCCGGCGACAGTGCTCGCCGAGGGGACAGAACGGCTCCGTGAGCGCGACGTTCGCGACATGAACGTGACTGCCGGGCGCGTTCTCGCCGACACGATCCGAACCACGCTCGGCCCGAAGGGGATGGACAAGATGCTGGTCGGTGACCAGGGGCGGGTAGTGGTGACCAACGACGGGGCGAGCATCCTCGACCGGGTCGAGATAGAACATCCCGCCGCACAGGAACTCGTCAGGGTCGCGGAGAGCCAGCGCGACCGCATCGGCGACGGGACGACGACGGCCGTCGTACTGGCCGGGGAACTGCTCGTCGCGGCGGCGGACCTCATGGACAGGGGACTGCATCCGACGACGATCGACAGGGGCTACCGGCTCGCTCTCGACCGGGCCCGCTCGGAACTGGAGGAGCGGACGCTCGAGATCGACCCGTCGGACACGGAGTTACTGTCGAACGTCGCCCACACGGCGGTCACCGGGAAATGGAGCGACGAGGAGGCGGCGGCGTTGCTCGAACTCGTCGTCGAGGCTGCCCAGACGGTCGAGCGGGACGGAACCGTCGAGCGACGCCGTATCACCCGGACCACGATCCCCGGCGGCTCACCGACCGATTCCGAACTCGTCAGCGGACTCGCGATCGACACGGATTCCTCGTCGACGACGCTGGCGTCGCTCGACGTCGACCTGCCCTCCCGAATCGAGGACGCGGGTGTGGCACTGGTCGACGACCAGCTCACGGTCGAGAAAGCCGACGCAGTGACGCGCGTCTCGGTCGAGACCGCCGACCAGCTCGCACGGATCGCCGACTACGAGGGTGACGTCTACCGGGAGCAGGCGCGGGGGATCGCGGCTGCCGGGGCCGACGTCGTCTTCTGTCAGAAGTCCATCGACGACGAGGTGCTGGCCGAACTCGCCAGTCAGGGAGTCATCGCCGTCGAGCGGACCCGACAGGACGAGATGCACAAACTCGCCCGGGCGACCGGTGCAGAGATGGTCATGCGTGTCGACGAACTCACGCCCGAGCACGTCGGTCAGGCGGGCAGTATCGAGCGTCGGGCCGTCGCCGGAACCCACCTTGCCATCGTCGGTGACTGCCCCGACAGTGAACAGCAGTCCTTGCTCCTGCGTGGTGGGACGGACCACGTCATCGCGGAGACGAAGCGGCTGATCGAGAACTGTCTCGACGACGTGACGCTGGCCATCGAGACCGATGGTGTCGTCCCCGGCGGCGGCGCGACGGAGGTCGCCCTCGCGTCCACGCTCCGAGACGCCGCCGACGGCGTCGCCGGCCGCGAACAGCTCGCCGTGACTGCCGTTGCCGACGCGCTGGAGTCGATTCCGCGAACGCTGGCAGCCAGCGCCGGACTGGACCCGATCGACACGCTACTCGCCCTCCGCAATCGTCACGAGCGAGGCGACGAGACGGCTGGACTCGACGTGACCACCGGCCAGGTGGTGGACATGGTCGACAGCGGCGTCCTCGACCCGGCACCAGTCAAGCGTCACGCGATTACGAGCGCCACGGAGGCCGCGACGATACTCATCGGCATCGACGACATGATCCTGGCGACGGGGGACGGCGAGCCCGGCCACGACCACGACCATGGCCACGACCACGGCGACGGCCACGGTGGCGTCGAGGCGACCGGTGGGTATCCCTGGGCGGTCGGTCACTGA
- the fmdA gene encoding formamidase codes for MPETVFEVDPDSEITEQPDPIVNRWHPDVPPAASVEPGEKFRVECLDWTGNQVVNDDSADDIRDMDLAPNHHLSGPIRVEGAEPGDVLVVDILDLGPFPDNEWGFNGIFELDNGGGFLTDHFPEARKSIWDLDGVYATSRHIPDVRFAGLSHPGIVGTAPSHELLEEWNERERALIERGPEDATAINHETHEDEPPLALPPEPDDVLLGELDEDEVDEAAQEAARTIPPRENAGNCDIKNLSRGSRVYLPVFVDGANLITGDLHFSQGDGEITFCGAIEMAGFIDLKVDLVKDGVEKMGTDHALFTPGNVEPQFSEYVVFEGYSVDEEGTQHYKNANVGMRRACLDAIDYLAQFGYTREQAYQLLSCVPVESRIAGIVDLPNTCVTVSVPKEVFEFDIDPDGLADETAPSADRGDLAKPS; via the coding sequence ATGCCCGAGACCGTATTCGAGGTAGACCCCGACAGCGAAATAACCGAACAGCCCGATCCGATCGTCAATCGCTGGCATCCGGACGTCCCGCCGGCCGCGAGCGTCGAACCGGGGGAGAAGTTCCGCGTCGAGTGTCTGGACTGGACCGGAAACCAGGTCGTCAACGACGACAGCGCCGACGACATCCGAGACATGGATCTCGCGCCGAACCATCACCTCAGTGGGCCGATCCGCGTCGAGGGTGCCGAACCGGGCGACGTGCTGGTGGTCGATATCCTGGATCTCGGCCCGTTCCCGGACAACGAGTGGGGGTTCAACGGCATCTTCGAACTCGACAACGGGGGTGGGTTCCTGACCGACCACTTCCCGGAGGCACGGAAGTCCATCTGGGATCTCGACGGCGTCTACGCCACCTCACGCCACATCCCGGACGTCCGATTCGCCGGGCTCTCACACCCGGGGATCGTGGGCACGGCACCCTCACACGAGTTGCTCGAGGAGTGGAACGAACGCGAACGGGCGCTCATCGAGCGCGGCCCGGAAGACGCGACGGCCATCAACCACGAGACCCACGAGGACGAACCGCCGCTGGCCCTGCCCCCGGAACCCGACGACGTGTTGCTCGGCGAGCTCGACGAGGACGAGGTCGACGAAGCAGCCCAGGAGGCCGCACGGACCATCCCGCCGAGAGAGAACGCCGGCAACTGCGACATCAAGAACCTGAGCCGCGGGTCACGCGTGTACCTGCCCGTATTCGTCGACGGGGCGAACCTGATCACGGGCGACCTGCACTTCTCCCAGGGCGACGGGGAGATCACCTTCTGTGGCGCCATCGAGATGGCCGGCTTCATCGACCTGAAAGTGGACCTCGTGAAAGACGGGGTGGAGAAGATGGGCACGGACCACGCCCTGTTCACGCCCGGCAACGTCGAACCACAGTTCTCGGAGTACGTCGTCTTCGAGGGGTACTCCGTCGACGAGGAAGGTACCCAGCACTACAAGAACGCCAACGTCGGCATGCGGCGCGCCTGTCTGGACGCCATCGACTACCTCGCACAGTTCGGCTACACGCGCGAGCAGGCCTACCAGCTACTCAGTTGCGTGCCCGTCGAGAGCCGGATCGCCGGGATCGTCGACCTCCCCAACACCTGCGTCACCGTCTCGGTTCCGAAGGAGGTCTTCGAGTTCGATATCGACCCCGACGGACTCGCAGACGAAACCGCGCCGTCGGCCGACCGGGGCGACCTGGCGAAGCCGTCCTGA
- a CDS encoding carboxymuconolactone decarboxylase family protein, producing the protein MTERIPIVEPGESADEAVNELLHEAADEWYEDAAFFGAMAHQPTIFKHLADALGSFPQSEAITPALLELVRLRIAACHECAYCGTVRTTAVQDEVAPKEAAVLDDEIDATALEHREVLAVRLGEFLSTDPHRITDAFFEDLESEFSTEALVELLLFCSLEVGLDRFTIALTLDTTPESPYPTGLEYPLSTSDTQDR; encoded by the coding sequence ATGACAGAGCGCATCCCGATCGTCGAACCGGGCGAATCGGCGGACGAGGCGGTCAACGAGTTGCTCCACGAGGCCGCCGACGAGTGGTACGAGGACGCGGCGTTCTTCGGGGCGATGGCCCATCAGCCGACGATTTTCAAGCACCTCGCAGACGCGCTCGGTTCGTTCCCCCAGTCTGAGGCCATCACGCCGGCGTTGCTGGAACTGGTCCGACTCAGAATCGCCGCGTGTCACGAGTGTGCCTACTGTGGGACGGTCCGGACGACGGCTGTCCAGGACGAGGTCGCACCGAAGGAAGCGGCCGTCCTCGACGACGAGATCGACGCCACAGCGCTCGAACACCGAGAAGTCCTGGCCGTCCGACTCGGCGAGTTCCTCTCGACGGACCCCCATCGGATCACGGACGCCTTCTTCGAGGACCTCGAGTCGGAGTTCTCGACCGAGGCCCTCGTCGAACTCCTGCTGTTCTGTAGCCTCGAAGTCGGACTCGACCGGTTTACGATCGCACTCACCCTCGATACGACGCCGGAGAGTCCGTATCCGACCGGGCTCGAGTATCCGCTCTCCACTTCAGACACGCAGGACCGGTGA
- the acnA gene encoding aconitate hydratase AcnA: protein MATNDPFDAIRDIEVDGTAYKMADLTVLEEEGLCDLDSLPVSIRILLESVLRNVDGENVTEQDVRNVASWAPDVPDVELPFQPSRVVLQDLTGVPAVVDLAALRSAVDRKDRDPTLVEPEIPCDLVIDHSVQVDYFGSEDAYEKNVELEYERNEERYRSIKWAQQAFDNFEVVPPGTGIVHQVNLEHLGRVVHERDEDGDEWLFPDTLVGTDSHTPMIGGIGVVGWGVGGIEAEAAMLGQPITMGLPEVVGVRLEGSLPEGATATDLVLHLTEKLRQVGVVDRFVEFYGPGVPELTVADRATIANMAPEQGSTISMFPVDDKTLEYLELTGRDEDHIDLVEEYLEAQGLFGEQEPEYTETVEFDLGDVEPSLAGHKKPHSRIPLGDMDEHFPNLLAEQGVVQADGAAPVKHDLDLGDRVPVTLEDGSEVEIGHGSVLVSAITSCTNTSNPSVMLAAGLLARNAVEKGLDVPDYVKTSLAPGSRVVTAYLEESGLMDYMEELGYSVVGYGCTTCIGNSGPLQDPIEAAIDEHDLWATSVLSGNRNFEARIHPKIAANYLASPPLVVAYGLAGKMDIDLEEEPLGHDQDGEPVYLADIWPSTEEIHDMVHNSVSPEMFEEKYASVYEGDERWEALDAPSGEVYEWDDESTYIREPPFFQDFPLEEPGVEDIANARCLMTLGDTVTTDHISPAGPFGEDLPAGQWLKERGVAPHEFNTYGSRRGNHEVMMRGTFANVRIENEMLDGKQGGYAKHLPSGEETTVFDASERYRDDETPLVVMSGEEFGTGSSRDWAAKGTDLLGIRATIAKSYERIYRDNLLGMGVLPLQFAEGEGWEELGLDGTEVFSIEGLDDGLEMNDELTVVAEADDGETTEFQVTAQVSTPAAVKYIENGGVLHLVLRRLLTQE from the coding sequence ATGGCAACGAACGATCCGTTCGACGCGATTCGCGATATCGAGGTCGACGGGACAGCCTACAAGATGGCCGACCTCACGGTGCTCGAAGAAGAAGGACTGTGTGACCTGGATAGCCTTCCGGTGAGCATCCGGATCCTGCTTGAATCCGTCCTCCGCAACGTGGACGGCGAGAACGTCACCGAACAGGACGTGCGGAACGTGGCCTCCTGGGCACCGGACGTGCCGGACGTCGAATTGCCCTTCCAGCCGTCGCGCGTCGTGCTGCAGGACCTGACCGGCGTGCCGGCCGTCGTGGACCTGGCGGCACTGCGCTCGGCCGTCGACCGCAAGGACCGCGATCCGACGCTCGTCGAACCCGAGATCCCCTGCGACCTCGTCATCGACCACAGCGTCCAGGTCGACTACTTCGGCAGCGAGGACGCCTACGAGAAGAACGTCGAACTCGAGTACGAGCGCAACGAGGAGCGCTACCGCTCCATCAAGTGGGCACAGCAGGCCTTCGACAACTTCGAGGTCGTCCCGCCGGGAACCGGGATCGTCCACCAGGTCAACCTGGAACACCTCGGCCGCGTCGTCCACGAGCGCGACGAGGACGGCGACGAGTGGCTCTTCCCGGATACCCTCGTGGGCACCGACAGTCACACGCCCATGATCGGCGGCATCGGCGTCGTCGGCTGGGGCGTCGGTGGCATCGAGGCCGAGGCCGCGATGCTCGGCCAGCCCATCACCATGGGTCTGCCGGAAGTCGTCGGCGTCCGGCTGGAGGGATCCCTGCCCGAAGGCGCGACCGCGACCGACCTCGTGCTCCACCTGACCGAGAAGCTCCGCCAGGTCGGCGTCGTCGACCGCTTCGTCGAGTTCTACGGCCCTGGCGTCCCCGAACTGACCGTCGCCGACCGCGCGACCATCGCCAACATGGCCCCCGAGCAGGGGTCGACCATCAGCATGTTCCCGGTCGACGACAAGACCCTCGAGTACCTCGAACTCACGGGTCGCGACGAGGACCACATCGACCTCGTCGAGGAGTACCTCGAGGCCCAGGGCCTCTTCGGCGAGCAGGAACCCGAGTACACCGAGACCGTCGAGTTCGACCTCGGCGACGTCGAGCCGAGCCTCGCGGGCCACAAGAAGCCCCACTCGCGCATCCCGCTGGGCGACATGGACGAGCACTTCCCGAACCTGCTCGCGGAGCAGGGCGTCGTCCAGGCCGACGGCGCGGCCCCCGTCAAACACGACCTCGACCTCGGAGACAGAGTACCGGTCACGCTCGAGGACGGCAGCGAGGTCGAGATCGGCCACGGCAGCGTCCTGGTCAGCGCGATCACCTCCTGTACGAACACCTCGAACCCCTCGGTGATGCTCGCGGCCGGCCTGCTGGCGCGCAACGCCGTCGAGAAGGGCCTCGACGTGCCCGACTACGTGAAGACGAGCCTGGCACCCGGCAGCCGCGTCGTCACGGCCTATCTCGAAGAGTCCGGGCTGATGGACTACATGGAGGAACTGGGCTACAGCGTCGTCGGCTACGGCTGTACGACCTGTATCGGCAACTCCGGCCCGCTCCAGGACCCCATCGAGGCCGCCATCGACGAGCACGACCTCTGGGCGACGAGCGTCCTCTCCGGGAACCGCAACTTCGAGGCGCGCATCCACCCGAAGATCGCCGCCAACTACCTCGCCAGCCCGCCGCTGGTCGTCGCCTACGGCCTCGCCGGGAAGATGGACATCGACCTCGAGGAGGAGCCGCTCGGACACGACCAGGACGGCGAACCGGTCTACCTCGCGGACATCTGGCCGTCCACCGAGGAGATCCACGACATGGTCCACAACAGCGTCTCCCCGGAGATGTTCGAGGAGAAGTACGCCTCCGTCTACGAGGGCGACGAGCGCTGGGAAGCGCTCGACGCGCCCTCCGGCGAGGTCTACGAGTGGGACGACGAGTCCACCTACATCCGCGAGCCCCCGTTCTTCCAGGACTTCCCGCTCGAAGAGCCGGGCGTCGAGGACATCGCGAACGCCCGCTGTCTCATGACGCTCGGCGATACGGTCACCACCGACCACATCAGCCCCGCCGGGCCGTTCGGTGAGGACCTGCCCGCCGGGCAGTGGCTCAAGGAGCGCGGCGTCGCGCCCCACGAGTTCAACACGTACGGCTCGCGCCGCGGCAACCACGAGGTCATGATGCGCGGGACCTTCGCGAACGTCCGCATCGAAAACGAGATGCTCGACGGCAAGCAGGGTGGCTACGCCAAACACCTGCCGAGCGGCGAGGAGACCACCGTCTTCGACGCCAGCGAGCGCTACCGCGACGACGAGACGCCGCTGGTCGTCATGTCCGGCGAGGAGTTCGGGACCGGGTCCAGCCGTGACTGGGCGGCCAAGGGGACCGACCTGCTGGGCATCCGCGCGACCATCGCCAAGAGCTACGAGCGCATCTACCGCGACAACCTCCTCGGCATGGGCGTCCTGCCCCTGCAGTTCGCCGAGGGCGAGGGCTGGGAGGAACTCGGCCTCGACGGCACCGAAGTGTTCTCCATCGAGGGCCTCGACGACGGCCTCGAGATGAACGACGAACTCACAGTCGTCGCCGAAGCCGACGACGGCGAGACGACGGAGTTCCAGGTCACCGCGCAGGTGTCCACGCCGGCAGCCGTCAAGTATATCGAGAACGGCGGCGTCCTCCACCTCGTGCTTCGCCGCCTCCTCACGCAGGAGTAG
- a CDS encoding mechanosensitive ion channel family protein — translation MVGQVSAPRWARDVLSAYDQVLSELFWFVVGFGVVYLVSRIVLIPFVTQVVRSRNRNNPTIETATETYLRVVLIGFATLTGIIAAGYGGIFSESAVIIAALTFAFGIAGQQVFGSLISGMFLVADPDFNVGDWVEWPGGNGTIEAVDFRVTRIRTPNHETISVPNTELTNNPITRPYGRDRYRMTEQVYVAYSEDTERALLELRQIATTLESVLGDPAPETRIVELGENAITIQAEFWTDDPRNREIPTICSDFRRMVKRHFDDEDITLAPPSAQSLSGEVTVTERVADSPATSSE, via the coding sequence ATGGTCGGTCAAGTTTCTGCGCCGAGATGGGCAAGAGACGTCCTGTCGGCGTACGATCAGGTGCTCTCGGAACTGTTCTGGTTCGTCGTGGGGTTCGGGGTCGTCTATCTCGTGAGCCGGATCGTTCTCATCCCGTTCGTGACGCAGGTCGTCAGATCGCGTAATCGCAACAATCCGACGATCGAGACCGCGACGGAGACGTACCTCCGGGTCGTTCTGATCGGGTTCGCTACCCTCACGGGCATCATCGCCGCTGGCTACGGCGGGATCTTCTCCGAATCGGCGGTCATCATCGCCGCCCTCACGTTCGCCTTCGGGATCGCCGGGCAGCAGGTGTTCGGGTCGCTCATCAGCGGGATGTTCCTCGTCGCCGATCCCGATTTCAACGTCGGCGACTGGGTCGAGTGGCCGGGCGGGAACGGGACCATCGAGGCAGTCGATTTTCGCGTCACCCGGATCCGGACACCGAACCACGAAACGATCTCCGTCCCGAATACCGAACTCACCAACAACCCGATCACTCGCCCCTACGGCCGGGACAGATATCGAATGACGGAACAGGTGTACGTCGCCTATTCCGAGGACACCGAGCGGGCCCTGCTCGAGTTACGACAGATTGCCACGACTCTCGAGTCGGTTCTCGGTGATCCAGCGCCGGAGACGCGTATCGTCGAACTCGGGGAGAACGCGATCACGATACAGGCCGAGTTCTGGACCGACGATCCGAGAAACAGAGAGATTCCGACGATTTGCTCCGACTTCCGACGGATGGTGAAACGGCACTTCGACGACGAGGATATCACGCTCGCTCCCCCGTCCGCGCAATCGCTCTCGGGGGAAGTGACCGTGACGGAGCGTGTAGCCGACTCACCTGCCACGAGCAGCGAGTGA
- a CDS encoding CopZ family metallochaperone codes for MTTTITVEGMTCGHCEQTVEEALQGVSGVTAVTVDREEERASVDGDADATALVEAVEDAGYTAHV; via the coding sequence ATGACGACGACGATCACCGTTGAAGGGATGACCTGCGGTCACTGTGAGCAGACGGTCGAAGAGGCGCTACAGGGTGTGTCCGGCGTCACCGCCGTAACCGTCGACCGAGAGGAAGAACGGGCAAGCGTCGATGGTGACGCGGATGCCACGGCCCTCGTGGAAGCCGTCGAAGACGCCGGGTACACAGCTCACGTCTGA
- a CDS encoding copper-translocating P-type ATPase has translation MDDHEETNQNGAGEDGQREDGSHHHHGSDERDGAENEFDEEQVEQELLEEEAQSDPAGEAAPHGMHENAEPEGEGPDHGSHEGHGEGHGGMHEGHEQMFRRRFFVSTLLSIPVLLYSETLQGWLGFSVPAFPGSEWINPVFAIIVFAYGGVPFLRMAGPELKDRAPGMMTLISMAISVAFVYSLATVIFPAQSAFFWELVTLIDIMLLGHWIEMRSVRRASSAVDELAKLMPDTAERITDDGDTEDVPVSELSEGDLLLVRPGASVPADGIVEEGDSDVEESMITGESKPVSKEPGDEVIGGTINGDGSLRVRVGATGEETTLAGIMRLVEEAQQSKSQTQVLADRAAGWLFYVALGAAVVTAIAWTLAVSFNATVIERVVTVLVIACPHALGLAIPLVVAINTSLAARNGMLVRDRIAMEEARNLDAIIFDKTGTLTEGEHGVVDMATVDGVDEDDALALAAAVESDSEHMIARAIREAADERDLIAPDATDFEAIKGRGVRAKVDGSGEVYVGGPNLLTQLEREVPDHLQRFADEAGQNAQTVVYLVREGELIAAFAMADVIREESFRVVDALHDLGIEVAMLTGDSHDVADAVADELGIDTVFAEVLPGDKDEKVQELQDQGKLVGMVGDGVNDAPALTRADVGIAIGSGTDVAVQSADVILVQNNPMDVVRLVKLSKASYRKMQENIVWAAGYNVFALPLAAGVLAPIGILLSPAVGALLMSLSTIIVAINAQLLRRVDLSLPDLPGVTPPPDARTAD, from the coding sequence ATGGATGACCACGAAGAGACGAACCAGAACGGTGCAGGCGAAGACGGTCAGCGGGAGGACGGCAGTCATCACCACCACGGGTCCGACGAGCGCGATGGAGCGGAAAACGAGTTCGATGAGGAACAAGTAGAACAGGAGCTACTGGAAGAGGAGGCACAAAGTGACCCAGCGGGTGAGGCGGCTCCCCACGGGATGCATGAAAACGCCGAACCCGAGGGGGAAGGGCCCGACCACGGTTCCCACGAGGGCCACGGCGAGGGCCATGGCGGGATGCACGAAGGCCACGAGCAGATGTTCCGCCGACGCTTTTTCGTCTCGACACTCCTGTCGATTCCCGTCCTCCTGTACAGCGAAACGTTGCAGGGATGGCTCGGGTTCTCCGTCCCGGCGTTCCCCGGTAGCGAGTGGATCAATCCCGTCTTCGCGATAATCGTCTTCGCGTACGGCGGAGTCCCGTTCCTCCGGATGGCGGGGCCGGAGCTGAAGGATCGGGCACCGGGGATGATGACGCTGATCTCGATGGCGATCTCGGTCGCGTTCGTCTACAGCCTGGCTACCGTCATCTTTCCTGCACAGTCGGCGTTCTTCTGGGAGCTCGTCACGCTGATCGACATCATGCTGCTGGGCCACTGGATCGAGATGCGGTCGGTGCGCCGTGCCTCGAGCGCAGTCGACGAGCTGGCGAAGCTGATGCCCGATACCGCCGAGCGAATCACCGACGACGGTGACACCGAGGACGTCCCGGTGAGCGAACTCTCGGAGGGCGACCTCTTGCTCGTCCGGCCGGGCGCGAGTGTGCCCGCCGACGGCATCGTCGAGGAGGGTGATTCGGACGTCGAGGAGTCGATGATCACGGGTGAGTCGAAACCGGTCTCGAAGGAACCCGGCGACGAAGTCATCGGCGGGACGATCAACGGCGACGGCAGCCTCCGCGTGCGTGTCGGTGCGACAGGCGAAGAGACGACGCTGGCGGGCATCATGCGACTGGTCGAAGAGGCCCAGCAGAGCAAGTCTCAAACGCAAGTGTTGGCCGACCGCGCGGCAGGCTGGTTGTTCTACGTCGCGCTCGGGGCGGCGGTCGTGACAGCAATCGCGTGGACACTCGCAGTCTCGTTCAACGCAACGGTTATCGAGCGCGTCGTTACGGTGCTCGTCATTGCCTGCCCGCACGCGCTCGGACTGGCGATCCCGCTGGTCGTGGCGATCAATACGTCACTCGCGGCTCGCAACGGGATGCTCGTTCGCGACCGCATCGCGATGGAAGAGGCGAGAAATTTGGACGCCATCATCTTCGACAAGACGGGGACGCTCACCGAAGGCGAACACGGTGTCGTGGACATGGCGACCGTCGACGGCGTCGACGAGGACGACGCGCTCGCGCTTGCGGCGGCCGTCGAGAGCGACTCAGAGCACATGATCGCGCGAGCTATCCGCGAGGCCGCCGACGAGCGAGATCTCATCGCTCCCGACGCGACCGACTTCGAGGCGATCAAAGGCCGGGGCGTCCGCGCGAAGGTCGACGGTAGCGGCGAGGTGTACGTCGGCGGGCCGAACCTGTTGACCCAGCTCGAGAGGGAGGTTCCCGACCACCTCCAGCGCTTCGCTGACGAAGCCGGCCAGAACGCTCAGACGGTGGTCTACCTGGTCCGCGAGGGGGAGTTGATCGCCGCGTTCGCAATGGCCGACGTGATCCGCGAGGAGAGTTTCCGTGTCGTCGACGCCCTCCACGATCTGGGCATCGAGGTAGCGATGCTGACCGGTGACTCCCATGACGTCGCCGACGCCGTCGCCGACGAACTGGGCATCGACACGGTGTTCGCGGAGGTCCTCCCGGGAGACAAGGACGAGAAAGTCCAGGAACTCCAGGACCAGGGAAAGCTCGTAGGGATGGTCGGTGACGGCGTGAACGACGCGCCAGCGCTCACGCGAGCCGACGTCGGGATCGCTATCGGGAGCGGCACCGACGTGGCGGTTCAGTCGGCCGACGTCATCCTCGTCCAGAACAACCCGATGGACGTGGTTCGGCTCGTCAAACTGAGCAAAGCGAGCTACCGGAAGATGCAGGAAAATATCGTCTGGGCGGCCGGCTACAACGTCTTCGCACTTCCGCTTGCAGCGGGCGTGTTGGCTCCGATCGGGATTTTGCTGTCGCCGGCCGTGGGCGCGCTCCTGATGTCGCTGAGTACGATCATCGTCGCCATCAACGCGCAACTGCTCCGGCGCGTGGATCTGTCTCTCCCTGACCTGCCAGGAGTGACACCACCGCCTGACGCTCGAACTGCAGACTGA